TCAGAAGGTCGGAAATCTGTTCAAAGCGGGTGTCCAGGGTGTTGTCCACCATCCCCGCTTCGGATTCGAGGCGGATGCCGCCCGGGGTCATGGCCGGATCGGTCTTGATGCGCCACGCGCCCAAGCTTGGGTGGGCCTTCTTGGCCTCTTCCAGGAGCACTCCCACGACTTGCTCGTCGTCGGGGTTCACCAGCACGGTGAAGCCCTGGCGGGTGTCGAGCAGTTCGATGGCCTGGTCCATGAGGTTGCCGAGCACCTCCTGGCGGCGTTCGCCCAGTTCTGTGTGCAGGGTCTTTTCCACGGCCAGCCTGAGAAGCGCGGCGAATTCCTGGCGGTGCCGGGCCCAAAGGTTGGCGCGGTCGGCCTCGAGCCCCTGGAGCATGACGGCCAGCGACCCGCCCATAGCCGAGAGTTCGGCCTCGCAGGCCTGGCGGGAGTCGGCCAGGCCCTGCTGCAGGCCCTCCTGGCGGGCCTGTTCGCGGATGGCTTCGGCGTCGGCCATGGCCTGGTTGAGGATTTCCTTGGCCTTGGCCTGGGCCTTGGCCCGGACCCTGGCCCAGAAGGCCAGTTCGGTCTGCTCGTCCAGGGTCTGGGTCTTGATGCCCTCGATCTCGTGGACGGTCATCTCGGAGGGCCCGGCCGTGCCGATGCCCATGACCACCCGGGCGTTGCCGGGCAGGAAGCCGCCGGAATTTGTATCCATGCTAGATGAAGACATCGCCGCCGCCTCGGCCGATGGCGATCTTGCCTTCGGCCTCCAGTCTTCTCACGGTCTTGACCACGTTCTGCTGCGCGGCCTCCACGTCGGCCAGGCGCACGGGCCCCATGATCTCCAGGTCTTCCTTGATCATGGTGGCGGCGCGCTCGGAGAGGTTCTTGAAGAACTTCTCCTTGAGGTCGTCGGAGGCGCCCTTGAGGGCCTGGGTGAGCTCCTCGTTGGAGACTTCCTTGAGCAGTTCACGGATGGAGCGGTCGTCCAGGGCCTTGACGTCCTCGAACACGAACATGAGGTTGCGGATGTCCTCGGCCATCTGCGCCGATTCCTCTTCGATTTCGGAGAGGACCTCTTCTTCGGTCGCGCGGTCCACCGCGTTGAGGATTTCGGCCACCGCCGTGACGCCGCCCACCTTCTTGCCTTCTTTTCCACCCATGGCGATGAGCTGGTTTTGCAGCACCTTGTCCACTTCCAGGAGCATCTCCTCGGCCACGGCCTCCAGGCGCGCCAGGCGCATGAGCACTTCGGCCCGCACGCCCGAGGGCAGGTTCTGGAGCAGCTCCGCGGCCTGGTCGGGATGCAGGTGCCCCAGGATGAGGGCCAGGGTCTGCGGGTGTTCGCTTCTGAGTATCTGGGCCAGGATGCGCGGGGAGACGTTTTCCAGCTCCTGGAAGGGAGTGGGCCCGGAGGCGATCTCCAGCGAATCCATGATGTACTTGGCGGTGTCGGAGTCCAGCGCCTTGGAGAGCATGCGCTTGACCGTGTCCGGGCCGCCCACCAGCAACTCCTGACCGAACTGCATCGTCTCGTTGAACTCCTTGAGCACCTCTTCGACGCCTTCCTTCTCGATGGTGTCGATTTCCAGCATGGCCTTGGAGATGCGGGCGATCTCGCCCCTGTCCATGCGTTTGAACACCTCGGAGCAGAATTTGTCGCCGAGCGCCAGGCAGAGCACGGCGGTCTTTTGCGGTCCGGTCAGGGCCATGGCTTACGCAGCCTCCTGCTTGAGCCATCCTCGAAGGATCTGGATGGCCTGTTCGGTGTTGGTCTCGAAGAGCTGCTGCGCCAGAACCTTGGCGTTCTCCAGCCGCTTCGAGATTTCCAGCAGTTCCGACTCGTCCTCTTCGGGCTCGGCCAGGGCGATGCGCCGTTCGGCCTCGGGCAGGCGGTTGAGCTGCTCGATCTCCTCGCGAGTGACGCGGGGGCGGATGAGGGCCATGACCACCGGGCGCACCACCAGGAGCAGGAAGAGGAACACCAGGAGGCCGTTCAGGAAGGGCTTGCCCAGGCGCTGGGCGTATTCCAGCATGTTCTGGGTGAGGCTCGGCTCGGCCATCAGCTCGCGCTCGCCGAAGGACATGGAGCTCACCTCGATGGTGTCGCCGCGCTTGAGATCGATGCCCACCGCGCTGGATACGGCCTGCTTGATGCGCTCGATCTCTTCGGCGGGCCTGGGGATGAACTTGGGTTCCTTGCTGTTCGGATCCTGAATGTAGTCCACGATAACCGCGACGGAGAGGCGCTGCAACTCCCCGGAAGGGGCCACGATCTCCTGCTGCTCGGCGTCGATCTCGTAGTTGGTGATGCGCTTTTCCTGAGACTGGTCGACCTTGTTCTGGGTGCCGGAGAAGCCGTCACCCCGGAAGTTGGTCTCAGGCACGGAGCCGTCCACGTTGGCCTTCTGGTTGGTGGAGGATTCCTCGCGGGTCTCGGAGCGCACCACGGTCTTGTTGGGGTCAAAGCTCTGGCGCTTGGTGACGCGCTGGGAGAAGTCCAGGCTGGCCGACACCTTGGCGATGGACTTGCCGCCGCCCACGATGGGGGTGAGCAGTTCCTCGATCTTGCGTTCGATGTTCTGCTGGTAGTTGTTGCGGAAGTCGAACTGGGTATTGGTGAGGCCGTCGATGCTCCCGCCGTCCTTGGCCTGGTAGACGATCTTGCCCGCGGTGTCGGTGATGGTGACGCGGCTGGGGTCCAGGCCTTCCACGCTCATGGCCACGAAGTTGACGATGCCCTGAATCTGCTTCTGCTCGAGCTTGGCCCCGGGCTTAAGCGTCAGCACCACCGAGGCGCTGGACTTGCGCTGCTCCTCGATGAAGAGGCTCTTGGCGGGCAGCACCAGGTGCACCCGGGCCTTGTCCACGGCGGGGAATTCCGAAATGGTGCGCGCCAGCTCGCCCTGCAGGGCTCGCTGGTAGTTGATGCGCTGCACGAAGTCGGTCTGGCCCACCTTGGTCTCGTCGAAAATCTCATAGCCCAGGCCCGCGCCGCGCAGCTTGCCTTCGCCAGCCACCTTGATGCGGGTCTCGCTCACCTGGTCGGCCGGGACCAGGATGGTCTGGCCGCCGTCCTCGAGCTTGAAGGGCGTCTTGTTCGCCTTGAGCATTTCCATGACGCGGTTGGCGTCGTCCTGGGCCAGCTTGGTGAAGAGCACCTTGTAGTCGGGCTGGTTGAACCACAGGACCATCAGCACGAAGGCGGCGACCACCGAGACGGCGACTCCGGCGAACAGGATACGCTGGGCCATGGTGCGGGCGGACCAGAAACGGGTGGCCTGATCCCAGAGCGATTTGAGCAGAGCGGGCATGGAAGGCTCCTATCGTTTAGCGCCTAGAAAGGCATCTTGACCAGTTCCTTGTACATATCCATGACCTTGTTGCGCACGGTGGAGGTCATGGACATGGCCAGGCCGGCCTTCTGCAGCTGGATCATGAGTTCGTGGACGTTCTGGTTCTCGCCGGTGGTGAAGGAGGACACCATCTGGTCCTTCTTGATCTGTTCGGCGTTGACGTCGGCCAGGGAGCTCTTGAGCGAATCCACGAAGTTGGTCTTGTGGCTGCCCGAGGTGCCGAAGGCCTCGGCCACTTTCTGCTGCACGCCCTGGGCGCCCGTGGTGCCCAGAGTGTTCTGGCCCATGGCGGCGCGGTAGGCGTTGATGCCGATTGGACTGATGGCCATGGCGAGTCTCCTAGCGTCCGATCTCAAGGGCCTTGTTGTACATGGCCTTGATGGTGCTGATGGTGGTGGTGTTGGCTTCGTAGCCGCGCGAGGCCTGGATCATGTTGGTCATTTCCTCGACCACATTGATGTCGGGATATTGAACGAAGCCGTTGGCGTCGGCGTCGGGATGGCCGGGCTCGTAGACCTGCTTGGTGGGGCGGTTGTCGTTGACGATGCCCGTGACGCGCACTCCCTGGAGTTCCTGGGAGAGGGCGGAGTCCATGGCCTTGCCGAAGGGAGTCGCAGGGGTGGACTCCAGGGCCACGGACTTGCGCTGGTAGGGCCCCTGCCCGTTGGCGGTGCGCGTGGTCTTGGCGTTGGCCAGGTTCATGG
The DNA window shown above is from Fundidesulfovibrio terrae and carries:
- the fliF gene encoding flagellar basal-body MS-ring/collar protein FliF, with amino-acid sequence MPALLKSLWDQATRFWSARTMAQRILFAGVAVSVVAAFVLMVLWFNQPDYKVLFTKLAQDDANRVMEMLKANKTPFKLEDGGQTILVPADQVSETRIKVAGEGKLRGAGLGYEIFDETKVGQTDFVQRINYQRALQGELARTISEFPAVDKARVHLVLPAKSLFIEEQRKSSASVVLTLKPGAKLEQKQIQGIVNFVAMSVEGLDPSRVTITDTAGKIVYQAKDGGSIDGLTNTQFDFRNNYQQNIERKIEELLTPIVGGGKSIAKVSASLDFSQRVTKRQSFDPNKTVVRSETREESSTNQKANVDGSVPETNFRGDGFSGTQNKVDQSQEKRITNYEIDAEQQEIVAPSGELQRLSVAVIVDYIQDPNSKEPKFIPRPAEEIERIKQAVSSAVGIDLKRGDTIEVSSMSFGERELMAEPSLTQNMLEYAQRLGKPFLNGLLVFLFLLLVVRPVVMALIRPRVTREEIEQLNRLPEAERRIALAEPEEDESELLEISKRLENAKVLAQQLFETNTEQAIQILRGWLKQEAA
- a CDS encoding FliH/SctL family protein; the encoded protein is MDTNSGGFLPGNARVVMGIGTAGPSEMTVHEIEGIKTQTLDEQTELAFWARVRAKAQAKAKEILNQAMADAEAIREQARQEGLQQGLADSRQACEAELSAMGGSLAVMLQGLEADRANLWARHRQEFAALLRLAVEKTLHTELGERRQEVLGNLMDQAIELLDTRQGFTVLVNPDDEQVVGVLLEEAKKAHPSLGAWRIKTDPAMTPGGIRLESEAGMVDNTLDTRFEQISDLLSRVEFNEGQP
- the fliE gene encoding flagellar hook-basal body complex protein FliE, which gives rise to MAISPIGINAYRAAMGQNTLGTTGAQGVQQKVAEAFGTSGSHKTNFVDSLKSSLADVNAEQIKKDQMVSSFTTGENQNVHELMIQLQKAGLAMSMTSTVRNKVMDMYKELVKMPF
- the flgC gene encoding flagellar basal body rod protein FlgC, producing the protein MDFMTALDIGGSALSAQRTYMNVISMNLANAKTTRTANGQGPYQRKSVALESTPATPFGKAMDSALSQELQGVRVTGIVNDNRPTKQVYEPGHPDADANGFVQYPDINVVEEMTNMIQASRGYEANTTTISTIKAMYNKALEIGR
- the fliG gene encoding flagellar motor switch protein FliG — translated: MALTGPQKTAVLCLALGDKFCSEVFKRMDRGEIARISKAMLEIDTIEKEGVEEVLKEFNETMQFGQELLVGGPDTVKRMLSKALDSDTAKYIMDSLEIASGPTPFQELENVSPRILAQILRSEHPQTLALILGHLHPDQAAELLQNLPSGVRAEVLMRLARLEAVAEEMLLEVDKVLQNQLIAMGGKEGKKVGGVTAVAEILNAVDRATEEEVLSEIEEESAQMAEDIRNLMFVFEDVKALDDRSIRELLKEVSNEELTQALKGASDDLKEKFFKNLSERAATMIKEDLEIMGPVRLADVEAAQQNVVKTVRRLEAEGKIAIGRGGGDVFI